DNA sequence from the Cohnella herbarum genome:
GGTTTGGATTTGAAATGGACGCTCCAATTATCGGAATGGGACGTGTTCATGCAAACGGCGAGAGAGAAAATGCCAAGTTCGGATGCGGTCTTATTGTTCGCCGAGTCGCTCTGCAGAGATTGGAGCGGTTTGTTACTGCAACCCGCCGACGCGTCTAAATTGTTGGCGGAGAAAAGTAAAATCCGGAGTTGGACCGGGTGGAAGGGATGGCTGAAGAGGTTCTCCGATCTCGTGCAGCTTCGGATGATCGAATTGTCGTTATCCAAGGAAGTGATGTTGTGTTTGATCCGCGCGATTCGGTTCATGAGGGCGAACGCGGGAGAGAAAATAAATCAAGCCGACGTAGCCGGGCATGTCAGCATGAGCCGAAGTTACTTCAGCCAATGTTTCGCCAAGATGGCCGGAGAATCTTTCGGGGTCGTACTTCGAAATATGAGGCTCGATAGAGCCAAGGATCTGCTCGTTCAAACGGCTTTCCCGATCTATGAAATCGCTTCAATGGCCGGCTTCGAAGACGATAAATATTTCAGCAAGCTATTTCGAGAGCAAGTCGGGAAGCTGCCGACGGAATTTCGGGCGAAGGGTGGGGAATCGGTTTGAAGGGATTAGAAATTCGTTCGTTAACAGAGGACGGTTCTCCGGTCATTGCTGCTCGTTTTCTATCCATGCTTGTCCGGTCGAACTACTATAATGAAAGCGTGACCTGTAAGGATAACAGAATCGAGGTCCGGCTATGAAAGCGAAACGGATGACGGTTATCATTGCGGTTGCCGTGCTGCTTAGTTCGTGCTCGAACGCAAATGGAGATGGAAGTGGAGGCAATTCGGAAAAGAAGGGCGTAAGAAACCTGCAAACGCTACCGATCCCCTCGATCAAGGATGATCCTGCGTACGGGAAATACGAAGAGCCTATTTCGATCAATATCGGATTCAAAATTCCGGACGAGAAAAACGCAACGGGGGAAACGAACGACAACAACCCGGTATCCCGGTATTTCGAGAAGATCACGAACATTAAGGTCTCGCATTCATGGGAGGCGAAACGGGACGAAGCGTTCATTCAGAAAGTGAATCTTTCCATCGACAGCAGCGATATTCCGGACGCTATGGTCGTCGATCGTAACCAGTTGAGAGAATTGGTCGAGAACGAGATGATCGAGGATTTGACAAAAGTATACGAGCAATACGGTTCAAGCTTGGTGAAGGCGATGTACGATTCGACAAAAGGGATTGCGCTCCAAGAGGCATCGTTCGGCGGTAAGCTCTACGGGTTGCCTAACGTTGCGATCGAGGCGGATGCCCCGTCATTATTATGGATTAGGCAAGATTGGCTGGAAAAGCTCGATCTTCAACCGCCCAAGACGTTCGACGACCTCGAACGGATTGCCAAGGACTTCATCGAACGCGATCCCGACGGCAACGGGAAGCGGGACACGATCGGTCTGCCGGGAGATAAGAAAGTCGTACACGGTCAGCAGAAGGCAGGTTTGAACGACTTCGATACGCTGTTTAGCGCATACCATGCGTTTCCGAAAAATTGGATCAAAGACGGCGACGGCCAAGTCGTATACGGCTCGATTACTCCGGAGAACAAACTGGCGTTGGCGAAGTTGGCGGATTGGTACGAACGCGGAATCATCGACAACCAATTCGTATTGTACAAGGAAGCGCAGGAACCGATTGTCGCTAATAAGACGGGGATGTTTTTCGGTCCATGGTGGACGCCGTACTGGCCGCTCGCGGAAGCTGTCTCCAACGATACGAAAGCCGAGTGGCGGGCTTTCGCGGTACCTTTAGACTCCGAGGGAATGTTTATTACGCACATGTCTCCGACGACCGATCGGTTTCTCGTCGTTCGTAAAGGTTACGAGCATCCGGAAGCCGTCGTGAAAATGTTGAACGTGTTCACCCGTTTGGAGAGAAGGCAGGATCCGAATTCGGCGGAAGTGAAAAGTCTGGACGACTTCTCCGCGCAGACCGGCATTCAATTGCGCAGCTACTATCCGTTCGATCTGCTGCTCGATTATGCGGATGCGATTACCCAGCGTTACGTTAACGTCCAGAAAGCGTTGAGGGGGGAAATCGATCCAACCTCTCTCGATCCGGATACGAAGCAAGTATACGAGCAGTCCGTCGCGGAGAAAGAAAATCCGAAGAAAAACATGGACGGCTGGAAAGCGGCTAAAGCATCCGAATATGGCGGCGGTTTGTTATATACGACGGATATGGTTCAGGTGCGCGGAATATTTTACGGCACGACGAAGACGATGGAGACGAAGTGGCCGGGGCTGCAAAAGCTGGAAAACGAAACGTTCTTGAAAATCATCGTGGGCGATGAGCCGATTAGCGCATTCGACGATTTCGTCGCCGAATGGAAACGACAAGGGGGAGATCGAATTACCGAGGAAGTGTCCAAGCTCGTAAACGGGAAATCGTGATCCCAATAGTTGAAAGGAGGTGAAAGATAATGTGATGGCGAAATGCGTCCGTAACGACGACATCTAGATTCGACTCGTTGCAGAGCTTTTCCCCGATAGAGAATGTAAGCGATTACAATTTCATTGAAAACTTGAATAAGAGGAGGCATGTTTATGTTCAGAAAGTTATTCTATGGAATGAGCACCGTTGTTTTGAGCGCGATACTCGTAGGAAGTTCGTTAGTCGGAATGCCATCGAAAGCTTCGGCAGCTGGCACGGAAGCCTACAATTGGGCTAATGTGGTCACCGGAGCGGGGGGCGGATTCGTACCCGGCATCATCTATAATACGACGCAGCCAAACCTCATCTATGCGCGTACGGATATTGGCGGCGCCTATCGCTGGAATGAAGCGACGGGTAGTTGGATCTCAATCTCCGACTCGGTCGGCTGGGTGGATTGGAACAAGAACGGCGTGGATGCTCTTGCCACCGATCCGGTTGAACCGAACAAAGTATATATGGCTACCGGAACGTACACGAACCATTGGGATACGAACGGGCAGATCATGCGTTCCAACGATCAGGGCGCGACTTGGCAATCTACGCCGCTTCCTTTCAAAGTCGGCGGCAATATGCCGGGTCGCTCGATGGGGGAACGTCTCGTGATCGATCCGAACAAAAATAGCATTCTGTACTTCGGAGCGAGAAATGGCAATGGGTTATGGAAAAGCATAGATTCCGGAGTAACCTGGAATAAGGTAACTAGTTTCACGAATACGGGAACTTACATTCAAGATCCTACGAACGACTATGCGAACGGAATCGTAGGTCTGTCCTGGATTACGTTCGATAAATTGACGGGTTCAGCCGGGAATGCCACTCAAACGATCTATGTCGGCGTAGCCGATCTAGGTAACAGCGTGTTCCGCAGCACGGACGGCGGCGCGACTTGGTCGGCGGTTCCCGGACAACCGAAGGGATATTTGCCGCATCACGGCGTATTATCTTCGACGGGCAAGTTATATATTTCCTACAGCGACGGCGTAGGTCCTTACGATGGAGCTAAAGGGGATGTCTGGAAGTTCGATACGGTTGCCGGTACCTGGACGAAAATCAGCCCTTTTCCCAGCACGAGCAGCGATAATTACTTCGGTTACGGCGGATTGGCGGTAGATGCCCAGAACCCGGATACGGTCATGGTCGCCACGCTTAACTCTTGGTGGCCGGATGCGAACATCTACCGTAGTACGGACGGCGGAGCGACTTGGACGGGAATTTGGGAATGGAACGGTTATCCGAATCGGAATTTGAAGTATACGCAGGATGTAAGCGAGGCTCCATGGCTCCATTCGGGAGACCCGGATATTCCTCCGGTTCCGGCTTTGAAGCTGGGATGGATGATCGGCGACTTGGAGATCGATCCGTTCAATTCTAACCGAATGATGTACGGAACCGGAGCGACGATATACGGTACGAACAACCTAGCGGCTTGGGGAACGAGCAGTAAAGTCAATATCTCCGTCATGGCCAAGGGAATCGAAGAAATGGCCGTATTAGGTCTCATCAGTCCGCCTTCGGGAGCCCATCTGCTGAGCGCGGTAGGGGACGTTACGGGATTCCGGCATAACGACCTGACCGCTCCGCCGGCGACGACCTTCAACAGTCCGTCGTACGCAACCACTTACGGCATCGATTTCGCGGAACTGAACCCGAGTCAGATCGTGCGGGTCGGCATGGCCGATTATACGGCCGATCCACAGGCTAAGTCGGTAGGCATATCGAACGACGGCGGTTCAACGTGGTACAAGGGGAATGCCGAACCGTCGGGGACCAAGGGCGGAGGTACAGTTGCCGTTGCGGCAAACGGCAGTTCTTACGTTTGGAGTACCTCAGACGTCGGCGTGTTTTATTCGAAGACGAACGGCAATTCATGGACGGCCAGTACCGGCGTCCCGGCGAAGGCGGTCGTCGCGTCCGACCGCGTGAATTCCAACAAGTTCTATGCCGTGTTCGAGGGCAAGTTCTACATCAGCACGGATGGAGGCGTAACCTTTGCGCAAACCGCGGCTACGGGACTGCCGACTAACGTCGTTCCCGCGCTGCTGCCTAACGAAGCCTCAATCAGCTTTAAGGCCGTACCGGGAATCGAAGGCGATATCTGGTTCGCCGGCGGCAACAGTACCGAAGGCAAATACGGGATATGGCACTCCACGGATTCCGGCACGACTTTCGCTAAGCTGACCAACGTACAAGAAGCCGATCTGATCGGTTACGGCAAAGCGGCTCCCGGCCAAAGTTACGTCGCGTTATATACCGTAGCCAAGATCGATGGCGTACGAGGCGTTTTCCGCTCCGATAACGGGGGAGTTGCATGGGTCAGAATTAACGATGACCAGCATCAATATGCGCGGATTAACATGGCGATCACGGGTGATCCCAGAATCTATGGTCGCGTATACCTGGGCTCGAACGGAAGAGGGATATTATACGCAGATCCGGTTAACGTATCGAATAACTCCTCGATTACGCCAACGAGCGCTACGTTCGACAAGAAGACGGCTAACCAAGTGGACGTTGCGGTTACGCTGACACTGAACGGAAATACGTTAAGCGCGATCAAGAACGGAACCGTCGCGCTCGTATCGGGAACGGATTATACGGTTGCGGGCAATACGGTAACGATCAAGAAAGCGTATCTAGCCGCTCAGGCCGTCGGGACGACAAGCTTGCTGTTCGATTTCAGCGCGGGCGTCGATCCGGCACTGCTCGTCAGTATCGTAGATACGACAAGCGTAGCAAATTCGGCCATAACGCCGACAAGCGCATCGTTCGACAAGAAGACGGCTAACCAGGCGGACGTTGCGGTTACGATGACGCTGAACGGAAATACGTTAAGCGCGATCAAGAACGGAACCGTCGCGCTCGTATCGGGAACGGATTATACGGTTGCGGGCAATACGGTAACGATCAAGAAAGCGTATCTAGCCGCTCAGGCCGTCGGGACGACAAGCTTGCAGTTCGATTTCAGCGCGGGCAGCGACCCGGTCTTGGCGATCGGCATCGTAGATACGACGGTCGTTACTCCGGGTTCGGTTAAAGTGCAGATGTACAATGGTTCGCTCGGAGCGACGCTGAATTCAATCAATCCTCGGTTTAAGCTGGTGAACACAAGCGCATCTTCAGTCGCTCTGTCTACCGTAAAGATCAGATACTATTACACGATCGACGGGGATAAAGCGCAAAACTTTTTCTGCGACTGGTCCCAAGTCGGCAGCAGCAACGTTACCGGATCTTTCGTGAAGCTGGCGACCGCCAAGACGGGCGCGGATTATTACTTGGAAATCGGATTTACGAGCGCGGCGGGAAATCTGGCGGCAGGCCAGAGTATCGATATTCAGTCCCGTATCTCTAAGAACGACTGGACGAACTATACGCAGACGGGGGATTATTCCTTTGACGCAGTGGATACGAATTATGTAGATTGGAACAAAACGCCTGCCTATATTTCAGGCACACTGCAATGGGGCGTAGAGCCTTAAGAGGTTGTTCAAAAAGTCCAATTTTAATCACGACGCTTAGGCAAGGAGCAGATTCTACATCGAAATAGCATAATTAAAGAGCTTGCCCCGTCCCGAGAGAGGGATGTCGGCAAGCTCTTTGTTGTGAAAGCTAAGATCTTAGATCGTGATCACGATGGTTGTTGCTCCGCTATCCGGCACGACGATCGTACCTTGATCGTGGTTGCTAATTTGACCGTTATTGGCGCCTGAGACCGCATCGATTCCGCGAAGCAGTACGCTCCAGTTAGTTGCTTTTCCTTCGCTGGATACGGTAATCGTATTGCCTTGACGCTTAGCCGTTACCGTCAATCGGGCTTCGCCTTTAATCGTCGGTACGACGGAGGTAGCCGTTGCCCCGTCTTGCAGCGCGAATAAGTGCAAAGTCACGCCTTCCGCATAATCGTAATCCGGTTTGTTTTCTTCTTGACCAACCGGAATTAAGCTGTTCTCGCGAGCATAGAGCGGCAGACTGAAGTAATCGAAGCGATCCTTCCGCCACGCTCCTCCTTGAACTTGATCCCCCGTAAGAAAATGAGTCCAAGTTCCGTGAGGGAGATAATAATTCGATTCGCCCTCCGGATTGAAGATCGGAGCGACGAGCAGCGAGTCTCCGAGCATATACTGGCGATCTACGTAATCGCAAGTCGGATCGTTGCCGAATTCGAGTACCATCGCTCTCATCAGCGGAATTCCGATGCTCGAGGAATCGATCGACTTACCGAATAAATAAGGCATCAAACGCATTTTGAGTTTCGTGAAATAACGCAACACGTCGACGGCTTCTTCGTCGTAGAGCCATGGCACGCGATAAGACGTGCTGCCGTGCAGGCGGCTATGACTGGAGAGCAGGCCGAACTGT
Encoded proteins:
- a CDS encoding X2-like carbohydrate binding domain-containing protein, with the protein product MFRKLFYGMSTVVLSAILVGSSLVGMPSKASAAGTEAYNWANVVTGAGGGFVPGIIYNTTQPNLIYARTDIGGAYRWNEATGSWISISDSVGWVDWNKNGVDALATDPVEPNKVYMATGTYTNHWDTNGQIMRSNDQGATWQSTPLPFKVGGNMPGRSMGERLVIDPNKNSILYFGARNGNGLWKSIDSGVTWNKVTSFTNTGTYIQDPTNDYANGIVGLSWITFDKLTGSAGNATQTIYVGVADLGNSVFRSTDGGATWSAVPGQPKGYLPHHGVLSSTGKLYISYSDGVGPYDGAKGDVWKFDTVAGTWTKISPFPSTSSDNYFGYGGLAVDAQNPDTVMVATLNSWWPDANIYRSTDGGATWTGIWEWNGYPNRNLKYTQDVSEAPWLHSGDPDIPPVPALKLGWMIGDLEIDPFNSNRMMYGTGATIYGTNNLAAWGTSSKVNISVMAKGIEEMAVLGLISPPSGAHLLSAVGDVTGFRHNDLTAPPATTFNSPSYATTYGIDFAELNPSQIVRVGMADYTADPQAKSVGISNDGGSTWYKGNAEPSGTKGGGTVAVAANGSSYVWSTSDVGVFYSKTNGNSWTASTGVPAKAVVASDRVNSNKFYAVFEGKFYISTDGGVTFAQTAATGLPTNVVPALLPNEASISFKAVPGIEGDIWFAGGNSTEGKYGIWHSTDSGTTFAKLTNVQEADLIGYGKAAPGQSYVALYTVAKIDGVRGVFRSDNGGVAWVRINDDQHQYARINMAITGDPRIYGRVYLGSNGRGILYADPVNVSNNSSITPTSATFDKKTANQVDVAVTLTLNGNTLSAIKNGTVALVSGTDYTVAGNTVTIKKAYLAAQAVGTTSLLFDFSAGVDPALLVSIVDTTSVANSAITPTSASFDKKTANQADVAVTMTLNGNTLSAIKNGTVALVSGTDYTVAGNTVTIKKAYLAAQAVGTTSLQFDFSAGSDPVLAIGIVDTTVVTPGSVKVQMYNGSLGATLNSINPRFKLVNTSASSVALSTVKIRYYYTIDGDKAQNFFCDWSQVGSSNVTGSFVKLATAKTGADYYLEIGFTSAAGNLAAGQSIDIQSRISKNDWTNYTQTGDYSFDAVDTNYVDWNKTPAYISGTLQWGVEP
- a CDS encoding extracellular solute-binding protein yields the protein MKAKRMTVIIAVAVLLSSCSNANGDGSGGNSEKKGVRNLQTLPIPSIKDDPAYGKYEEPISINIGFKIPDEKNATGETNDNNPVSRYFEKITNIKVSHSWEAKRDEAFIQKVNLSIDSSDIPDAMVVDRNQLRELVENEMIEDLTKVYEQYGSSLVKAMYDSTKGIALQEASFGGKLYGLPNVAIEADAPSLLWIRQDWLEKLDLQPPKTFDDLERIAKDFIERDPDGNGKRDTIGLPGDKKVVHGQQKAGLNDFDTLFSAYHAFPKNWIKDGDGQVVYGSITPENKLALAKLADWYERGIIDNQFVLYKEAQEPIVANKTGMFFGPWWTPYWPLAEAVSNDTKAEWRAFAVPLDSEGMFITHMSPTTDRFLVVRKGYEHPEAVVKMLNVFTRLERRQDPNSAEVKSLDDFSAQTGIQLRSYYPFDLLLDYADAITQRYVNVQKALRGEIDPTSLDPDTKQVYEQSVAEKENPKKNMDGWKAAKASEYGGGLLYTTDMVQVRGIFYGTTKTMETKWPGLQKLENETFLKIIVGDEPISAFDDFVAEWKRQGGDRITEEVSKLVNGKS